The window GAGGTAGAGGCCCATCTGCAGAAAAACCACACCCGAAATGAGAAGAGACACAATTAGCATAAAAGAAGATTGACGCTTGGACATACATTATACGTCCTTTTTCAATTCTTTTATTTTTTGCTCCAACTTAGCAACCAGGTCATCGTCCACCTCTTCAAGTGCATCGAGCATATGGCTTACGACAACTGTACCGAATTCATCCATGAGTTCATTTATCATCTCTTTTGACTGCGTATTCAAGAACTCACTTCTTGAGAGAATCGGTTGATATAACGTCGCTCTTCCTTCAGGCCGCTTTTGAAGAATCTTTTTTTCAACTAATCGATTCATAACAGTCATCACGGTATTAAAGTTTGTTACCTTTTCTTTTTCGAGCTCTTGCTGGACATCTTTGATGGTCATCTCGACATTGTTCCATAGGATGTCCATAATCTTCGCCTCAAGAGGTCCAAAAAAACGGTTCAACCCACTTTCATCAATTTTAAATTTTCGAATCCTCACACGCTATTCACCTCACATTACTCATTGTAGTGTTCAGTATTTATTCCGTCAAGAATTCTTGATCCAAAATGATTCTACTATATGAACCGGCAGACAAAGCTACATATATAGCGTTTGATAAAGACAACGGTCCCCATAAAGTGAAAGTTGTGTACTTCGAATTACTCCTAAAAAATCGTCCTTTCTAGAATGAGTTGTGATGATCTCATTTTACTAGATAGGGCGATTTTATTTTGAAAAACTTCAAAATAGGCTATCACAAAAGCTCAGTTTTCACTGACTTTCTGGACAGCCCCCTCTAAAACAAGAAATTTAAACCTAATTTTGTTACTCTTCTTTTTTTAGATTTAAGAAATTACTAACTATCTTTATATATTCACTTTTGGGGTAGTTCTTATATAAATCGCTTGATAATCGAATTGGGTCGCCAAAAAAATATCGCTCATATTGAGTTTGTCTTGTTCCAAACGAACTCATTGTTAGATCCCAAGCTAAACGAAATATTTTTACTCGCTCCTCTGCAGTCTTAGTTGCTCCCTTAAGATAAGAATCTAAATCCTTTCTAATCGTAGAATGAAATGCTTTTTCGGTTGGCAATGTAATCATTCCACTAGCTCCGATTAACTGGATAATTTCAGTGAAACGAGGATAGATTTTTGGAAAAATGTTACCGGCGACTTGAAGCGGAAAAATTTCTGGCCGCATATATCCCCATTCATCTAATTTCGCGTGATTCTCCGACTTCTCCAACAAGGCTTTCATCGTTTCTAAACCAATGATGATTTCTGACATCTTTTCTTGAATATGCTGGTACTCGCTAATTTTAATAGTTTCGATAAGAAGCTCGGCAAGACCTAAGACGAACTCCATTTTTACAATTTGTCTTATCAATACTTGGTGCTTAGTAAAGGGATGAAAAGAGCTTTGAACCGGAAACTCTTTAGCTACCTCCGCAGTGTTGTAATAAAACACTCTATTCCAAGGCACCAATACATTGTCAAAGACAATGATCGAATCCATTTCTTCAAACCGCGAGCTTAATGGATGATTAAAAGAAGATTGACCTCCAATGAATGTATCCCTACAAATAAATCTAATTCCTTTTGTGTTAGAAGGGATAGAAAAAGCAAAAGCTTCATCTTCATTAAATAGAAATTTACCAACACTGAATACTAAAACTTCATCTGTTAAACCACCTTGAGTCGCAAGAAGACGGGCGCCTTTAATGATAATTCCTTCTTCATTTTTATCAATAATTTTTGCGGCGATTGGCTCGTCGCTATTTTCGATATAGATAGGAGAACGATTCACTTGCGGAGAAATGAAGGTATGTGTAAACGACAAGTCATTTTCCCTAGAAAATTCATAAAATACTTGCAGGTTATACGGAAAACAATTTTCTTTGTCTTTCAAAAAGCTCGCTGAAGAAGCAAAGCTTGTCAATACTGTGTTTAAATAATCCGGGCTTCTTCCCATCATTCCCCCTGAATACCTGGCCCAATGTTCAGTCATTTTTCTTCTTCTTATTAAATCCTCTTTTGTTTTTGGTTGCAAATAGGAAAGACCAATATGTTCTCCTGAAACTGGGGAAATAAATGTCATCTCATCTTTTATTTTTGGGTCATGTTGCAAATCATAAAGAGCCGCTTTTGACTGAATAAGTCCCTTAAAGGCAGGGTGTTCAGAGAGCAGCCCCTCAATTTTTTCACCATCGTACCAAATTTCATTATTTAGCAGATTTAATCGGTCAATATACTCTTTTCCCTTAATAGCACCCATGTTTCACTCCCCAATTTTTAAAAAATAAACGACCATTTTAACAGTTTAAGCCGTTCAATATTAATTATTCTTACTAAAATTAACCTATGTAAATTGGGCTTGCTATTATTCCTTCTTTAGCTAAGGGGTGAAGGTGTATGTTGAACAACACTGAAAGGTAAAAATTACTGACGCTCGTTAACCCCTCCCTACCTCGAAACGGCAAAAACGACTTCGTTTGTGAAGTCGTTTTACGTTTCCTGTAATCTCCCTTTAAACTTCTCTTTCGGTTCCCTGTTTTTCTGCTGCAACCTAAGAAAAATATTATTTGAAAGCAAGGATACGATAATGAAAATAGTACCGATGGCATCGTAAGCAGTGATACCGGCACCTTGAAATATTTGAATGACCAATGTTGTAACGGGTACAAAGTTAAGAAATAGCAATCCATTAAGCGGTGTGATGACACTTACGCCATAATTCCATCCTACCAAGGCAATTACACCCGGGAAGATCACCATGAAAGCAATATGAGGGCTCGTCATGATCATTGTTTCAACGGTCGGAAACGAGACATATCCAGAAAGCGTCGCGCCGCAAACGACAACAACTGCAGTAGCGGTTCCGAGCAAACAACTTAACGTGGAATAACGTAATGCAGACCAACCATCCTTGCTAAATCGGCTTCCGCCCATTGTGTAGACAACCCAGCCAACGACTGCGAGAAAAATAAATAAAGATGGAATCATGTCATTTTTCGCTGCAAAAAAGGAGCCGAGATCCCCTTTTGTAACGACTAACAACGCGCCAACGAACCCGATAAACACACAAAATAACGTAAAGGCATGCGGGCGTTGTCGTACTAGCATCCAGACAATGACGATTGAAATCATCGGCATCAAAGACTCCATAATGGAAGCGACCATGGTACCTGGATGACCCAATAAGTCTTGTCCCCAGAAAATCAGCAAATTATATACCGTAAAGGCCATAGTACCGTAAAACCAGAGCAACCAACCTTTCCCTTCCAACCGAAAAGCTTGTTTCCCTTCCTTCCCTAACAACCACACGATTAAAATGATCGTTACAAGGACATAACGGAAAATCGTAAAATAAAACGGGTCAATCTG is drawn from Sporosarcina sp. FSL W7-1349 and contains these coding sequences:
- the hpaB gene encoding 4-hydroxyphenylacetate 3-monooxygenase, oxygenase component; this encodes MGAIKGKEYIDRLNLLNNEIWYDGEKIEGLLSEHPAFKGLIQSKAALYDLQHDPKIKDEMTFISPVSGEHIGLSYLQPKTKEDLIRRRKMTEHWARYSGGMMGRSPDYLNTVLTSFASSASFLKDKENCFPYNLQVFYEFSRENDLSFTHTFISPQVNRSPIYIENSDEPIAAKIIDKNEEGIIIKGARLLATQGGLTDEVLVFSVGKFLFNEDEAFAFSIPSNTKGIRFICRDTFIGGQSSFNHPLSSRFEEMDSIIVFDNVLVPWNRVFYYNTAEVAKEFPVQSSFHPFTKHQVLIRQIVKMEFVLGLAELLIETIKISEYQHIQEKMSEIIIGLETMKALLEKSENHAKLDEWGYMRPEIFPLQVAGNIFPKIYPRFTEIIQLIGASGMITLPTEKAFHSTIRKDLDSYLKGATKTAEERVKIFRLAWDLTMSSFGTRQTQYERYFFGDPIRLSSDLYKNYPKSEYIKIVSNFLNLKKEE
- a CDS encoding BlaI/MecI/CopY family transcriptional regulator; protein product: MRIRKFKIDESGLNRFFGPLEAKIMDILWNNVEMTIKDVQQELEKEKVTNFNTVMTVMNRLVEKKILQKRPEGRATLYQPILSRSEFLNTQSKEMINELMDEFGTVVVSHMLDALEEVDDDLVAKLEQKIKELKKDV
- a CDS encoding DMT family transporter, translated to MQKNVVLGAMLCLISAISWGAMFPVANHAFHQIDPFYFTIFRYVLVTIILIVWLLGKEGKQAFRLEGKGWLLWFYGTMAFTVYNLLIFWGQDLLGHPGTMVASIMESLMPMISIVIVWMLVRQRPHAFTLFCVFIGFVGALLVVTKGDLGSFFAAKNDMIPSLFIFLAVVGWVVYTMGGSRFSKDGWSALRYSTLSCLLGTATAVVVVCGATLSGYVSFPTVETMIMTSPHIAFMVIFPGVIALVGWNYGVSVITPLNGLLFLNFVPVTTLVIQIFQGAGITAYDAIGTIFIIVSLLSNNIFLRLQQKNREPKEKFKGRLQET